The Flaviflexus equikiangi genome contains the following window.
CCATACTTCCCAGTTTCAGCCCTCAAGCATTTCTGTATATTGGGCTGACGTGCCGATGATCGGCACCCGCACATCATTGCACATTCCTGAACGGACTTGTATAGTCCTGTTAGATCTCGATCACATTTCTTTCGCCGAGGCGCTCGGCAGGTGGTTGAGCATCGCGCGGAGAATGACCTCCCGCGAGAAGGGGAATACGCCGATGGCAACCGATATCGCTTCCGAGATTGAACGCGGCACTGACTACCTCGAGCGCATACTCGAGCGCACGCCGACAACTCGGGTCGCCACGTTCGGCCATGGCGTCATGAGCGACCTGGGAAGCCTCATCGTCGCCAACCACGGGGCTGCCACGGTCGTCTGCGTAGCGGACGAGACAACATGGTCGGTCGCGGGCACGCCTGTCCTGGCCTCACTCATGGACTCAGCGCTGACCGTCGCGCCTGCCATCATCCTGCCCGCTCGCCCACGGCCCTATGCCGACATCGATCTCGTTCACCGCGTCCGGGACGCGCTCGCCGCACATCCAGGAGCCCTCCCCATCGCTCTCGGTTCCGGCACGCTCAACGACGCGGTCAAGCTCGCGTCGGCAGAGCTGGAAACGCCCTATTGGGTGGTTGGAACCGCGCCGTCGATGGACGGATATACGGCCGCGGGAGCATCGATCTCTCGCGATGGCTTCAAGCAGAACATTCCCTGCCCCGCCCCCTACGGCGTTGTCATGGACCTCGACGTGCTCCAGACGGCGCCGCAACCGATGTGGGCATCAGGATTCGGCGACATGATCGGAAAGATCTCGGCGCTGGCGGACTGGCGGGTTGCCGATGCGATGGGTGTCGAGACGATCGATCCATGGGTGTGGGACCTTGCGAAGCAGTCAGCTGTCGACGCTCTGTCGAACCCCTCGGGCGTGGGCTCTCGCGATCCCGAGGCACTGCCATCCTTGACGGTCGGTCTGCTCATGTCGGGACTCTCCATCCAGGCCTACAATTCATCTCGCCCGGGCTCCGGCGCTGAGCACATGTTCAGCCACCTGTGGGAGATGGAGCATGTCGGCTTGCAACTCGATCCGCCGCTCTCGCACGGAGCGAAGGTCGGCATCGGCTCGTATCTCGCGGCCGCCTTCTACGATGTTCTCCTCGACCAGGACCTGACGCAGCTCGACGTGAGGACGCGCTGCCAGTCCTGGCCCCCGCTCGAGTCCGAACTCTCTCTCGTCACTGCCCTGCACGGGGATTCACCGCTCGCGAGCGTTGCCGCATCGCAGCTCCCCCTCAAGTACCCGCACCCGGCCGAGCTCGAGAGGCGGCTTCACGCGGCACGCGATGTGTGGCCCAGTCTCCGAGTGGAGCTGCGCGGACTCATGAAGCCCGCCCCTGACATTCGAGACCACCTCATCCGGGCGAAAGCCCACCACCACCCCCACCAGATCGGACTCTCGCTCGAGCAGACCCAGGCCGATTTCCTTCGGTTGCGGTCGACTCGAGACCGATACACCAGCGTTGATCTGGCAGCCGAGACCGGTTGCCTGCCTGCGATCATCGCCGACCTTTTCACCCCATCGAGCATCCTTCGAGATGACGTGCCAACCATCCCCACACTCAGCGAAGAGAATGGACCATCATGACACGACTAATGAATAACCCCGACAACTTCCCCGTCGAATCGGCGGAGGGCTTCCTCCTCGCCAACAAGCGTCACGTCCGCGGACTTTACGGCGGCGCTGTTCGCGCCACGAAGACTCCCGACGGCAAGGTCGCCCTCGTCATCGGCGGCGGCACCGGTCACTATCCCGCTTTCGCGGGATGGGTCGGCCATGGCATGGCAGACGGCGTCGTCATGGGCAACATTTTCTCCTCCCCTTCGGCCGCCCAGGCTGTCTCTGTTGCCAAGGCTGCAGAGCGGGGCGGCGGCGTCCTCATCGCGTTCGGGAACTATGCGGGCGATGTTCTCCACTTCGGGGATGCGGCAGCGCAGCTGAGCGCCCAGGGGATCCCTGCTCGTGCTGTCGTCACAACTGATGACATCGCCTCGGCCGGCCCCGATGAGACGGAGAAGCGTCGCGGGATCGCAGGCTGGGTTCCGATTTTCAAGGCGACGGGAGCGGCTGCGGAACGCGGCATGGACCTCGACGAGGTTGAGCGCGTCTTCCACAAGGCGAACTCGCGGACGAGAACTCTCGGTGTCGCCTTCTCAGGATGTACTCTCCCGGGCGACTCTGAGCCTCTCTTCACCGTTCCCGAGGGCAAGATGGCAATCGGCCTCGGCGTGCACGGCGAACCTGGTATCGCGGAAGTCCCGTTCGGCACTGCGGATGAAGTAGCTCGTGTTCTCGTCGAGAAGCTTCTCGAGGAGCGCCCGGAAGGATCCGATCACCGGGTCATTGCCCTGCTCAACGGTCTCGGCACTGCGAAGTATGAGGAAATGTTCGTCACGTATCGTGCCGTCTATAAGCTCCTCGAGGCTGCCGGTCTGGAGATCGTCGATGGCGAAGTCGGCGAGTTCGCCACCTCCCTCGACATGTCCGGCATCTCACTCACCCTCTGCTGGGTCGACGACGAGCTCATCGACCTCTGGAACGACCCGGTGGATACGCCGACGATTAGGCGCGGCACGGTTGATGCGGGGGCACTGCGCGACGATATCGAGTCCCTCTCTCACGAGCCCACCCGCATCACTGTCACGGAGAAGGGCTCTGAAGAATCTCGCGCTCTCGCTTCGAACATCGCGGCCTCACTCGACACGATCGCAGCGATGCTGCGAGACAAGGCCGCTGAGCTTGGAAAGCTCGATTCCTATGCGGGGGACGGCGACCACGGGGTCGGTATGCAGCGCGGATCGGAGAACGCGGCGGACGCGGCCCGCAAGCTCGTGGCTGACGGAGCCGGAGCGGGCACCACTCTCGCCGGCGCCGGTGAAGCCTGGTCGGCGACCGCGGGAGGCACGTCCGGTGCGCTCTGGGGAGTCATTCTCAACGCGGCCGGCCACAGCATGGGCGACTCCTCGGTGCCGTCCCGCCAGGACGTCGTCGAGATCGTCCAGAATGTTGCGGACACTCTCCAGCAGGTGGGCGCGGCCGCCGAGGGCGACAAGACCATGCTCGATGCTCTCCTGCCCTTCGTTCGAGCGCTCTCGAGCGAATCCGAAACATCCACCCTTGCCGCGGCGTGGCGGAGCGCTTCGACCGTTGCCGCGCACGCCGCTGAGAAGACAGCCGAGCTGAGCCCGAAGATCGGCCGGGCACGTCCACTGGCAGAAAAGTCTGTCGGGCACGCCGATCCCGGCGCAGTCTCCCTCGCCTACATTCTGGCGGCGATCGGCGAGGACCTGTCGTGACCCTCCCCTCGAGGCTTGCCGGGTTCAGCTCCAAGGCCTACCAGTCGGTCGAGGACGCGAAGCGCTGGGCACAGACCGTGAGCGATCGCTTGGCGGAAGGGCGCGGTGCGGGCCATTACGTCTGCGTCCCCCACCCCATCCTCCCCCTCATGGCGGAGTGGCTCGAGGGCACGGGAATGGACGTGGGCGTACAGGATCTGTCACGCTTCGGACCCGGGCCGCATACCGGTGATGTGACCGCCGAAATACTGGCGGAGTTAGGTTGCCGCTACGTCATGCTCGGGCATCCCGAGCGGCGCAGAGACTACGGGGAGACATGGCAGATCGTGGCCGAGAAGTCGGCTCGAGCCGCACAGAACGGCATCGTGCCGATCATCATCGCGGGTGAGCCGCACCGGGATGATGACGTGCGCGCCGTCTGCGCTGAGCAGCTCGATCACGTTCTCTCGGCTATCGACCCCGACGCTGATCTTGTCATCGCCTATGAGCCCGCCTGGGCCATTGGGGTGGCCGACGCCGCTCCCGCCGCACACATCATCGACTCTGTCGCCGCGATCCGCGACCTACTAGGATCCCGCTCCGGTGATACTCGGATCGTGTACGGCGGCAGTGCGAAGTCGGGAACATTCACCGATATCGTCGCCGCGGGAGCCGCGCGTCCCGCGGGGATACCCGACGGCGTCTTTCTCGGCCGTGCCGGACTGGACCCGCACGCATTCCTCGCAAGCGTGGACGAGGTGGCATCCGACTAGATCAAGCTCAGCCACACTCTCGTCACGAAAACGTCCTTCAAAAGGAGAACATCATGCCTTACGTCAATACTCTCGACCTTGTCAGGGAGGCCGAGAAGCATGGCTATGCCGTGCCCGCTATCAACATTGTCGATCCCCTGACTATCGCAGCGATCGTCGCACAAGCCGATGAGATCGGATCCCCCGTGATCCTCCAGACATCCGTGAAGACGGTGAAGAGTGCTGGCGCGGAGATCCTCTATACGGCTGCCCGCGAGGCCGCGGACCGTGCACGTGTCGGCGTCGCCCTCCATCTCGACCACTGCCCCGACCGCAGCGTCATCACGCTCTGCATCGAGAAGGGGTGGAGCTCAGTCCTTTTCGACGCCTCCGACCGGGATCTCGAGACGGCGCGCCGGGAGACTGCTGAAGTCGTCGAGGAGGCCCACGCGGCCGGTGTCACGGTTGAATCCGAGATCGAGAACATTCTCGGTGTCGAGGACGGAGTCGGGTCGGATTCAGCCACCCACGCCTACACGGTCGAACAGCTCATCGAGGTCGCGCGGGAGACTGGGACGGACATGCTTGCCCCCGCTCTGGGCACGGCCCACGGCCAGTACACGTCCGATCCCGTCCTTGTCCCCGGGCGGGTGAAGGAGATCAAGGATCAGTTCGACATTCCCGTCGTCCTGCACGGCGGAACCGGGCTCACGGACGAGCAGTTCCATGAGTTCATCGATATGGGCGTCAGCAAGATCAACATTTCCACTGCCCTCAAGCATGCCTACATGAAGTCGGCACTCTCCTATCTCAAGGAGTGCGAGGCTACAGACAAGTGGGAGCCGGTCAAGCTCTTCGCCGAGATCGAGGCCGCCTCGAAGTCTGTCATTCGGGAGTTTGCCGAGATCTTCCGCTCAGCGGGTCAGGCAGGGTCACGATGAAGGCCCTGATCTTCGACTGCGATGGCGTTCTCGCCGATACGGAACTCGACGGTCATCTCGTCGCCTTCAACGAGACATTCGAACACTTCGGGCTGCCATTCCGGTGGAGCGTCGAGGAGTACGGTGAGCTCTTGGCTGTCGGCGGCGGCAAGGAACGGTTTATCGCCTACATCGGCGATCATCCCGAATATCGCGACGCAATCCCCGAATCGCTCGAGGACTTCGTCGTCAAGGTCCACGCCGAGAAGACGAGGCGCTACATCGATCGCGTCGACAAGGGCCTGCTTCCCGGCCGCCCCGGTATTGCACGCCTCATCACCGAGGCGCTCGATCAGGGATGGCAGGTTGCGGTGGCTTCCACCTCGGCGCTCAACAGTGTCGAGGCTGTTCTCGCGGCAGCGGTGGGGCCAAAGACACGCGAGCGCCTGGCGGGAGTGTGGGCGGGCGACATGGCCCGCGCGAAGAAGCCGGCTCCCGACATCTACCTGTTGGCGATGGAGGGGGTGGGTGTCGACGCCGAGAACGTTGTTGTCGTTGAGGACTCCAATACGGGCGCACGCGCCGCGGCCGCCGCGAACGTACGCTACCTCGTCACCTTGTCAACGTTCACGACAAACGAAGAGTTTCCCCGCGCGACGAGCGTGGTCACCAACCTTGGGGAGCCCGGCGCACCAGCGGCGGTCCGGGAGGGGGCGGATGTTCGGCGCGACGGCATGATCACCGTGGAGTCGCTCGACGAGATCCTCTCCCTTCCGTTACCCAACTAGAGCGGGATCCGCCCGTTCTACAGGTTGTACGAGTAGGACAGGCGGATCCTATCGCCTCGCAAGAGTATCCTCGTGTACTCGAACGGCACACCGGCGGGTGTGCTCACCTGCTGCCGCAGCAGGAGCAGCGGCTCTCCCGGGTTGATGCTGAGCTTCTCGCCCTCCCAGCGGGATGCTCTCGTGGATTCGAGGGTCTCTTCGACTCGCCCCATGACCAGACCGTATTCGCGGTCCAGGATGACGCAGAGCTGTTCACTGACAGCATCCTCGTCCAGGAGCGTCGGTGCGAGGGCACGGGGAACGTGCGAGATGTGGAGGGATACCGGTTCGTCTTCGACGCGGCGAAGACGCGTCACGCTCACGACCTCGTCACCCTCGGCGATCGTGAGATGGGAGGCGATGTGCTTGTCCGCCTTCTCGATCACAGCGTCGATCACTTCGGTGGACGTGCGATAACCGGCATCCTCCAGCTGCTGTCTCATCCCGGTATAGGCCGGGGACTTGGTCGAGATCTTTCCAGGAGCCACGTATGTCCCTTTGCCCTGCACCCGGAACAGCAGGCCCTCGTTCACAAGCGAGGTCAGCACCTGCCGGACCGTCATGCGGCTCAGGCCGTACTCTCGGTTCAGCTCATGCTCGGAGGGTATCTTCGTGTTGGGAGGCCACTCTCCTGCCTCGATACGAGTTCGGAGTATGTCG
Protein-coding sequences here:
- a CDS encoding dihydroxyacetone kinase family protein, whose protein sequence is MTRLMNNPDNFPVESAEGFLLANKRHVRGLYGGAVRATKTPDGKVALVIGGGTGHYPAFAGWVGHGMADGVVMGNIFSSPSAAQAVSVAKAAERGGGVLIAFGNYAGDVLHFGDAAAQLSAQGIPARAVVTTDDIASAGPDETEKRRGIAGWVPIFKATGAAAERGMDLDEVERVFHKANSRTRTLGVAFSGCTLPGDSEPLFTVPEGKMAIGLGVHGEPGIAEVPFGTADEVARVLVEKLLEERPEGSDHRVIALLNGLGTAKYEEMFVTYRAVYKLLEAAGLEIVDGEVGEFATSLDMSGISLTLCWVDDELIDLWNDPVDTPTIRRGTVDAGALRDDIESLSHEPTRITVTEKGSEESRALASNIAASLDTIAAMLRDKAAELGKLDSYAGDGDHGVGMQRGSENAADAARKLVADGAGAGTTLAGAGEAWSATAGGTSGALWGVILNAAGHSMGDSSVPSRQDVVEIVQNVADTLQQVGAAAEGDKTMLDALLPFVRALSSESETSTLAAAWRSASTVAAHAAEKTAELSPKIGRARPLAEKSVGHADPGAVSLAYILAAIGEDLS
- a CDS encoding sn-glycerol-1-phosphate dehydrogenase; protein product: MTSREKGNTPMATDIASEIERGTDYLERILERTPTTRVATFGHGVMSDLGSLIVANHGAATVVCVADETTWSVAGTPVLASLMDSALTVAPAIILPARPRPYADIDLVHRVRDALAAHPGALPIALGSGTLNDAVKLASAELETPYWVVGTAPSMDGYTAAGASISRDGFKQNIPCPAPYGVVMDLDVLQTAPQPMWASGFGDMIGKISALADWRVADAMGVETIDPWVWDLAKQSAVDALSNPSGVGSRDPEALPSLTVGLLMSGLSIQAYNSSRPGSGAEHMFSHLWEMEHVGLQLDPPLSHGAKVGIGSYLAAAFYDVLLDQDLTQLDVRTRCQSWPPLESELSLVTALHGDSPLASVAASQLPLKYPHPAELERRLHAARDVWPSLRVELRGLMKPAPDIRDHLIRAKAHHHPHQIGLSLEQTQADFLRLRSTRDRYTSVDLAAETGCLPAIIADLFTPSSILRDDVPTIPTLSEENGPS
- a CDS encoding GntR family transcriptional regulator — its product is MSSIIDPAAVNPGEKSLDRTSAVPLYQQLGDILRTRIEAGEWPPNTKIPSEHELNREYGLSRMTVRQVLTSLVNEGLLFRVQGKGTYVAPGKISTKSPAYTGMRQQLEDAGYRTSTEVIDAVIEKADKHIASHLTIAEGDEVVSVTRLRRVEDEPVSLHISHVPRALAPTLLDEDAVSEQLCVILDREYGLVMGRVEETLESTRASRWEGEKLSINPGEPLLLLRQQVSTPAGVPFEYTRILLRGDRIRLSYSYNL
- a CDS encoding HAD-IA family hydrolase, whose product is MKALIFDCDGVLADTELDGHLVAFNETFEHFGLPFRWSVEEYGELLAVGGGKERFIAYIGDHPEYRDAIPESLEDFVVKVHAEKTRRYIDRVDKGLLPGRPGIARLITEALDQGWQVAVASTSALNSVEAVLAAAVGPKTRERLAGVWAGDMARAKKPAPDIYLLAMEGVGVDAENVVVVEDSNTGARAAAAANVRYLVTLSTFTTNEEFPRATSVVTNLGEPGAPAAVREGADVRRDGMITVESLDEILSLPLPN
- a CDS encoding triose-phosphate isomerase family protein, translating into MTLPSRLAGFSSKAYQSVEDAKRWAQTVSDRLAEGRGAGHYVCVPHPILPLMAEWLEGTGMDVGVQDLSRFGPGPHTGDVTAEILAELGCRYVMLGHPERRRDYGETWQIVAEKSARAAQNGIVPIIIAGEPHRDDDVRAVCAEQLDHVLSAIDPDADLVIAYEPAWAIGVADAAPAAHIIDSVAAIRDLLGSRSGDTRIVYGGSAKSGTFTDIVAAGAARPAGIPDGVFLGRAGLDPHAFLASVDEVASD
- a CDS encoding class II fructose-bisphosphate aldolase; the encoded protein is MPYVNTLDLVREAEKHGYAVPAINIVDPLTIAAIVAQADEIGSPVILQTSVKTVKSAGAEILYTAAREAADRARVGVALHLDHCPDRSVITLCIEKGWSSVLFDASDRDLETARRETAEVVEEAHAAGVTVESEIENILGVEDGVGSDSATHAYTVEQLIEVARETGTDMLAPALGTAHGQYTSDPVLVPGRVKEIKDQFDIPVVLHGGTGLTDEQFHEFIDMGVSKINISTALKHAYMKSALSYLKECEATDKWEPVKLFAEIEAASKSVIREFAEIFRSAGQAGSR